One Setaria italica strain Yugu1 chromosome II, Setaria_italica_v2.0, whole genome shotgun sequence DNA segment encodes these proteins:
- the LOC111256297 gene encoding uncharacterized protein LOC111256297, which produces MRERLPVRKQRRRRTSQRHASTVKERGGGGRLIGWRCAYDFIALMISSWSSCSRSSAVQDEAVPNVKVPQGVMPTTSERFRYQPAPVVGLLTTLLALDPAGQALQSSFFSTWPAQINGT; this is translated from the exons gaggacgagCCAGAGGCATGCTTCGACagtgaaggagagaggaggcggcggccggttgATTGGGTGGCGCTGTGCCTATGATTTCATCGCTCTGATGATTTCCAGCTGGAGCAGCTGTTCAAGATCTTCAGCTGTTCAAGATGAAGCTGTCCCCAACGTTAAAGTCCCCCAAGGCGTAATGCCCACGACGTCCGAGAGGTTCCGCTACCAGCCGGCGCCGGTGGTCGGCCTGCTCACCACGCTCCTCGCGCTCGACCCCGCCGGGCAGGCCCTGCAGAGCAGC TTCTTCAGCACCTGGCCGGCACAAATCAACGGTACGTAG